One window of Anaerolineales bacterium genomic DNA carries:
- a CDS encoding TIGR03618 family F420-dependent PPOX class oxidoreductase, translated as MQIPQSLIDLIASGAHAHLVTMNKDGTPHVTVVWVGVEDDEIVAAHLPRNQKVRNIERDGRVVLSLEASTLSSFGLREYAVVYGTARITEGGAAALLQKLAYVYMGPGVKFPPMENPPPGYITRIRVERVEGVGPWVSKAD; from the coding sequence ATGCAAATCCCCCAATCTCTCATTGACCTGATCGCCTCCGGCGCGCATGCGCATCTTGTGACGATGAACAAGGACGGCACTCCGCATGTGACCGTGGTGTGGGTCGGCGTCGAAGATGATGAGATCGTCGCTGCGCATTTGCCGCGCAACCAAAAGGTCCGCAACATCGAGCGGGATGGGCGTGTCGTTCTCTCGCTCGAAGCGAGCACGTTAAGCAGCTTCGGGCTGAGGGAATATGCCGTGGTGTACGGCACAGCCCGCATCACAGAAGGAGGCGCGGCGGCGTTGCTGCAAAAACTTGCCTACGTGTACATGGGTCCCGGCGTGAAATTCCCGCCGATGGAGAATCCTCCGCCCGGCTATATCACCCGCATCCGCGTGGAGCGGGTCGAAGGCGTCGGTCCGTGGGTATCGAAAGCGGATTGA
- a CDS encoding methylmalonyl-CoA mutase family protein, whose amino-acid sequence MTKSDHYQTWQETTLKKSLDKFKERRDRFETTSGIEIPRLATPPGPDSAYEEKLGYPGEYPFTRGVQPTMYRSRFWTMRQYAGFATAEETNKRYRYLLANGQTGLSVAFDLPTQIGYDADDPIAQGEVGKVGVSISSIVDMQQLFDQIPLDKVSTSMTINAPAGVLLAMYIAVAKRQGADMKQLRGTIQNDILKEYVARGTYIFPPAPSMRLITDIFQFCSKEVPYWNTISISGYHIREAGSTAVQEVAFTLANGIAYVEAALKVGLNIDDFAGQLSFFFNAHNNLLEEVAKFRAARRMWARIMRERFKAQKPSSWQLRFHTQTAGSTLTAQQPENNVVRVTLQALSAVLGGTQSLHTNSMDEALWLPTEKSVRVALRTQQILAHESGVADSVDPLAGSYLIEHLTDEIEKGALDYIAKIDEMGGALPAIERGFMQNEIQNAAYAAQQAIEKKEQIIVGVNAFEVKEERSLERLVVDPAIEAVQRAELKHLRETRDEGRVNELRGRLVTAAKGTENLMPLFIECVEHDMTLGEICNTLRGVWGEYVAEGF is encoded by the coding sequence ATGACAAAAAGCGATCATTACCAAACATGGCAGGAAACCACCCTAAAAAAATCACTCGATAAATTCAAGGAGCGGAGGGACCGCTTCGAGACGACCTCCGGAATCGAAATACCGCGCCTCGCGACCCCGCCCGGGCCTGATTCGGCCTACGAGGAGAAGTTGGGCTACCCCGGAGAATATCCCTTCACCCGCGGAGTCCAGCCGACGATGTACCGTTCACGCTTCTGGACGATGCGCCAATACGCAGGTTTTGCAACTGCTGAAGAAACGAACAAACGCTACCGATACCTGCTCGCAAATGGACAGACAGGTTTGAGCGTCGCGTTTGACCTCCCCACTCAGATCGGCTACGATGCGGATGACCCCATCGCGCAGGGAGAAGTCGGCAAAGTCGGCGTGTCCATTTCTTCCATTGTTGACATGCAACAGTTGTTCGACCAGATACCGCTCGACAAAGTTTCCACATCCATGACAATCAACGCGCCCGCGGGGGTTTTGCTCGCGATGTACATCGCCGTTGCCAAGCGCCAGGGCGCGGACATGAAGCAACTGCGCGGCACGATCCAGAACGACATTCTCAAGGAATACGTGGCGCGCGGAACGTATATCTTCCCGCCTGCGCCGTCGATGCGGCTGATTACGGACATCTTCCAGTTCTGCTCGAAGGAAGTGCCGTATTGGAACACGATCTCGATCTCGGGCTATCACATCCGCGAAGCCGGTTCGACCGCCGTGCAGGAAGTAGCCTTCACCCTTGCGAACGGAATCGCCTACGTCGAAGCGGCATTGAAGGTCGGTCTCAATATAGACGATTTCGCGGGTCAGCTTTCGTTCTTCTTCAATGCGCACAACAACCTGCTCGAAGAAGTTGCCAAATTTCGCGCGGCAAGACGCATGTGGGCACGCATCATGCGCGAACGTTTCAAAGCGCAGAAGCCGTCTTCTTGGCAGTTGCGCTTCCACACTCAAACCGCCGGTTCGACTCTCACCGCACAACAGCCGGAAAATAACGTGGTGCGTGTGACCTTGCAAGCGCTTTCTGCCGTCCTCGGCGGGACGCAAAGTTTGCACACCAACAGCATGGACGAAGCCTTGTGGCTGCCGACCGAAAAATCCGTCCGTGTGGCGCTGCGGACCCAGCAAATCCTCGCGCACGAATCCGGTGTCGCGGACTCGGTTGATCCGCTCGCGGGTTCGTATCTCATCGAGCATCTCACCGACGAGATCGAAAAAGGCGCGCTCGATTACATCGCTAAAATTGACGAAATGGGCGGAGCCTTGCCCGCCATCGAGCGCGGATTCATGCAGAACGAAATCCAAAATGCAGCGTATGCCGCCCAGCAAGCCATTGAAAAGAAAGAACAAATTATTGTCGGCGTCAACGCGTTTGAAGTGAAAGAAGAAAGAAGTTTGGAAAGACTGGTGGTTGATCCCGCCATCGAGGCAGTTCAACGAGCGGAGTTAAAGCATTTACGCGAGACAAGAGACGAGGGACGAGTGAACGAGTTGCGCGGAAGGTTGGTCACAGCCGCGAAAGGGACGGAGAACCTGATGCCGCTGTTTATTGAATGTGTGGAACATGACATGACCCTCGGCGAGATTTGTAATACGCTGAGAGGGGTGTGGGGTGAGTATGTGGCGGAAGGGTTTTAG
- a CDS encoding class I SAM-dependent methyltransferase — translation MNIQDAYNEWSDIYDSNTNPTRDLDAQVTRLLLTGQRFPSILEIGCGTGKNTEFLATLGDSVLAIDFSEKMLARARQKVTADHVRFALADITQPWNCADNSFDLITCNLVLEHIKDLNHIFTQAARTLRSGGQFLVNELHPFKQYGGTKARFERGAQIVEVGVFIHHISEFILTAERNGLELFKFDEVWHADDVGKPPRLVSFIFQKA, via the coding sequence GTGAACATACAAGACGCTTACAACGAATGGTCGGATATCTACGACTCGAACACGAATCCCACCCGTGACCTCGACGCCCAGGTGACGCGCCTCCTCCTTACGGGACAGCGCTTCCCATCCATTTTGGAGATCGGCTGCGGGACGGGGAAGAACACCGAGTTCCTTGCCACGCTGGGCGATTCTGTCCTGGCAATCGATTTCTCCGAAAAGATGCTTGCCAGAGCCCGCCAAAAAGTGACGGCAGACCATGTCCGATTTGCTTTGGCAGACATCACCCAGCCCTGGAATTGCGCGGATAATTCCTTCGACCTTATCACTTGCAATCTGGTTTTGGAACACATCAAGGACTTGAATCACATCTTCACCCAAGCCGCGCGGACATTGCGCAGCGGGGGGCAGTTTCTCGTCAATGAGCTGCATCCTTTCAAACAATACGGTGGGACAAAGGCTCGTTTCGAGCGCGGCGCGCAGATCGTCGAAGTGGGTGTCTTCATCCATCACATCTCAGAGTTCATCCTCACTGCCGAGAGGAATGGGTTGGAATTATTCAAGTTCGATGAGGTCTGGCACGCGGACGATGTAGGCAAGCCGCCGAGGCTGGTGTCGTTTATATTCCAAAAAGCATAA
- a CDS encoding TIGR03987 family protein, whose protein sequence is MNPLAVIIINLALVFYSIGVWSERLQGRLKVWHTVFFYLGLVCDTWGTGMMFEYVGGMAFDVHGISGLLAIILMFIHAVWATVVLMKKDEKMIVNFHKFSIFVWLVWLIPYFSPMVFQIAQAAK, encoded by the coding sequence ATGAATCCACTTGCTGTGATCATTATCAACCTTGCCCTGGTGTTCTACTCTATTGGTGTGTGGAGCGAAAGGCTTCAGGGAAGGCTCAAAGTCTGGCATACCGTTTTCTTTTATCTGGGATTGGTTTGCGACACCTGGGGCACCGGCATGATGTTCGAGTATGTGGGCGGCATGGCTTTCGATGTTCATGGAATATCAGGTTTGCTGGCGATCATCCTGATGTTCATCCATGCCGTCTGGGCGACGGTTGTCCTGATGAAGAAGGACGAAAAGATGATCGTCAACTTCCACAAGTTCAGCATTTTCGTGTGGCTGGTGTGGTTGATCCCCTACTTCAGCCCGATGGTGTTTCAGATTGCTCAGGCGGCGAAATGA
- a CDS encoding TolB family protein, giving the protein MILHGICHSSVASLRVTWIVIFISLLLGACVQPEAQATGVPTEEPQIVEETPVRVIDPASEAAFLSIEENGFAHLFLFRSHDLTFARITSGDSNDITPAFNADGTKIAFASDRDGDWDLYVMALDTGEIKQVTNSLQYDSAPSWSPDGQWLAFETYQNDNLEIAVVNVDSGEIVPLTQHPASDHSPAWAPDGRHVAFISTRGGDSDVWLADLDLAGDDRYQNLSNTPFASENFPFWNRDGSQLLWSSISQTVGFSGLYIWNAAEPNRSAHWVGDGSIGTWNEAEDRVLAAVSAPNQTFLTLYNLQGDILISSIPLSGRVRGMTWGSAALPQPLPDSWTQAAEQTPGALWSPIVTPGGDVPNQRFTVVPINDVQAPFPQLHDLVDESFNALRQRVSQEAGWDALASLENAFVPLTTSLEPGLDDDWLYTGRAFAINSLMSNAGWMVTLREDVGALTYWRVYIRCAVQDGSLGEPIHNAPWNLNARYDLDPRTYEQGGDYAPVPAGYWVDVTSLAQAYGWERLPSLPTWRTYYKGARFTTYAMTGGLNWYQAMQELYPVEALVTPTKVLAPTLTPTNTATLTPTKRPTRTPRMTFTPSLTPTITTTPPPPTSTPTPPTVIP; this is encoded by the coding sequence ATGATTCTACATGGCATCTGTCATTCTTCGGTCGCTTCGCTCAGAGTGACATGGATCGTTATATTCATAAGTCTCCTGCTCGGAGCGTGCGTCCAGCCTGAAGCGCAAGCGACAGGCGTCCCGACGGAAGAGCCGCAGATCGTCGAAGAGACTCCAGTACGGGTCATCGATCCTGCCAGTGAAGCCGCCTTCCTTTCCATCGAAGAGAACGGGTTCGCCCATCTCTTTCTTTTCCGCTCGCACGACCTGACGTTTGCGCGCATCACATCCGGGGATTCAAACGACATCACTCCGGCGTTCAACGCGGATGGGACCAAAATTGCATTCGCGTCAGATCGCGACGGCGATTGGGACCTGTACGTGATGGCGCTCGATACCGGCGAGATCAAGCAGGTCACCAATTCGCTGCAATATGATTCGGCTCCATCGTGGTCGCCGGATGGGCAATGGCTGGCATTCGAAACATATCAAAACGATAACCTCGAGATCGCGGTTGTCAATGTCGACTCAGGCGAGATCGTCCCGCTCACCCAGCATCCCGCGTCGGATCATTCCCCCGCCTGGGCGCCGGACGGGCGGCATGTGGCTTTCATCTCCACGCGCGGCGGCGACAGCGACGTCTGGCTTGCAGACCTCGACCTCGCCGGCGACGACCGCTATCAAAACCTGAGCAACACGCCGTTCGCATCCGAGAACTTCCCATTTTGGAATCGCGACGGCTCGCAATTGTTGTGGTCGTCCATTTCGCAAACGGTCGGTTTTAGCGGCCTGTATATCTGGAATGCCGCTGAACCGAATCGCTCTGCGCATTGGGTCGGCGACGGAAGCATCGGCACATGGAACGAAGCCGAAGACCGCGTGCTCGCGGCAGTCAGCGCTCCGAACCAAACCTTCCTGACCTTGTACAATCTTCAAGGGGACATTCTCATCTCATCGATTCCCCTCAGCGGACGCGTGCGCGGCATGACCTGGGGAAGCGCGGCTCTTCCCCAGCCTCTGCCTGATTCGTGGACCCAGGCCGCGGAGCAAACGCCGGGAGCGCTTTGGTCTCCCATCGTCACCCCGGGCGGCGATGTTCCGAATCAACGCTTCACTGTTGTGCCCATCAACGATGTGCAGGCGCCCTTCCCTCAATTGCACGATCTCGTCGATGAATCGTTCAACGCCCTGCGCCAGCGCGTTTCTCAAGAGGCAGGCTGGGATGCGCTTGCAAGTCTGGAGAACGCATTCGTCCCCTTGACGACCTCCCTCGAACCGGGCTTGGACGATGACTGGCTTTATACCGGTCGCGCGTTTGCGATCAACTCGTTAATGTCAAACGCCGGTTGGATGGTCACACTACGCGAAGATGTTGGCGCATTGACCTATTGGCGTGTTTACATCCGCTGCGCCGTGCAGGACGGTTCTCTCGGCGAGCCGATCCACAATGCGCCGTGGAATCTCAATGCGCGTTACGACCTTGACCCGCGCACGTACGAACAGGGAGGCGATTATGCGCCCGTCCCCGCCGGGTATTGGGTGGATGTCACATCCCTCGCGCAAGCCTACGGCTGGGAACGATTGCCTTCATTACCGACCTGGCGCACTTATTACAAAGGCGCGCGCTTCACCACCTATGCAATGACCGGCGGATTGAATTGGTACCAAGCCATGCAGGAGTTGTATCCGGTCGAAGCGCTCGTCACACCGACCAAAGTTTTGGCTCCGACGTTAACTCCCACGAACACTGCAACTCTCACACCGACGAAACGTCCCACCCGCACTCCGCGCATGACCTTCACGCCGTCGTTGACTCCCACGATCACAACCACACCGCCTCCGCCTACATCCACGCCGACCCCGCCGACGGTGATTCCATAG